The proteins below are encoded in one region of Planctopirus limnophila DSM 3776:
- a CDS encoding MG2 domain-containing protein produces MKLDAIVKLLWSGKRWATLCVLVACITLIADLTLGWRFVMAEKQPGPATVSQTKELIKQGNFLKALELIEPQLSNPQADPAQISLWLPQMIDCLQRLGRIERADELLEKAVSTHAKSYQVLAAAGETYQSLLPNGQMIANEFIRGNGDGRGKTVWSDDRDRVRALQLLNQAWQLAPENPPKVRVDILKQMVNALTANRSDQQAWRLQTLTSLDLLPEFEEVPIWFRGRESSDAPVTADGQPLYYSIPESWAAAKSDGERYRWLLAEQKKILPSEGPRVDLEFAQFAQSQFGVQTLSSRGWFHLPDPTEEGQTGAILSLETLAPNETVARLANGIRRFQLREDYAFLNTYQALAESKNTGIAQTARELLATAFENRRQYPQAAAEWRELLKQNPKATEANRHLEQIVNSWLALEPARSQISGTNAKLSVRYRNGKNISFVAEPIRVAELFQEAQRVLKTNPRDVDWSALNPDQIGYSIVTRDQKKFVGPSVARWSQVVVPRPEHRDSLVEVDVPKLPAGAYLITVTMEGGNQDQIILWLNDLALVRKAQDAGPLYFVANASTGTPIPNASLELFGWKQQWEDNGRRVTVQTKTLTGKSNAQGIATFPREEMQDYQWFVSTKTPAGQLAQLGLQGYWYGQRSTQQEERKRSYVVTDRPVYRPSQTVHLKVWQQLATYAEVRAAVTPEGQPLTIRLRKPQGEVLLEKKLAMDRFGGVEFDYELPSDAALGEYAVEVENSDWGRFRVEEYKKPEFEVLVDGPEIPTRLGQKFTAKITAKYYFGSPVSQGTVSYKIERQASEDRFFPITPWDWLYGRGAWWFATDATWYPGFESWGCLGPIRGWWPRQVEAPELVASGEAPLSADGTYEIEIDTAIAKELFGKTDHKYTIQAEVTDGSRRMVSGSGSVLVTRRPLQVTVWVDRGYFQAGDTVQATAMITQPGGVPFAGEGQFTLYSVRYDEDGTPQETKVEQWASKRGEDGLAKQSFVAAKAGQYRLAYLAQIPSATDKTQLETVEGAYLFTVRGEEVVPGGFRFNDLELTTDRREYAPGETVQLMVSTNQPNSTVLVFLRSSNGVGGKVEVKQLVGQTMLIPIPLDAADRPNIFVEAITVSAGVVHSAVREIFVPPAGKLLDVSITPSQVEYLPGSEAQATLEIKDKLGQPFVGQLALSVYDRSIDAIAGGPLSGDIREFFWSWKRSHTPQNENNLSRTSFPARMPHQVVLQPIGLFGSMDVDDKVLRKRFGGGLGVRRGGMDNAERFSAMAGGAPGAPMAAMAAPMSKSQVMESADAVALNMTQIEAAPVTVRQEFADTAFWNGSIITDESGRAVVKFRMPENITGWKLRTWAMGPQAQVGEATSQVVTRKNLIVRLQAPRFFVEKDEVVLSANVRNEFAEALAAQVNIEFEGDTLQLLTPALADVVIDGQAEVRVDWRVKVVREGTATIRMIARSTKESDATQMKFPVYVHGAPRQEPFAGTLKPGVDSLAVEFKLPAERRPETAILDVRYSPTLAGAIVDALPYLVEFPYGCTEQTLNRFLPTLATQRLLLSMNLSLQEIAAKRSQLNPQEAAGPDERAVRWKRFNREPVFNEAEVAKMSREGLEALVEMQLSDGGWGWFSGFGEHSWPHTTAVVVHGLLLAKENGAPVNEESLARGIAWLQNYQAGELRWLKLPKEAHNHKSKADDTDALVFSVLGETRQFSAEMREFLYRDRVDLSVYSMSLFALALHAEGRAEQLAMLQENIGQFVVQDASNETAFLKLPAGNRWWLWHGSDIEAMATYLKLLVRTNPQSEVAPRLVKYLLNNRRHATYWNSTRDTALVIEAFIEYLKATGELNPQMTVEVWLDGKLRQEVALSKENLFTAQTRLLVTGDELTTGAHRVEFRRKGAGPVYFNVDVSYFSLEDPIPAAGLEVKVDRKFYRLDPIVKDGVRPTQTGAAQNVDEAGFKKTPLARLDELKSGDLLEIELIIETKNDYEYLLFEDLKAAGSEAVDLRSGYTGNELGAFVEFRDERVAFFVRSLPRGRHQVSYRLRAEIPGQFSALPARGHAMYAPELRGNSDEFKLRIVD; encoded by the coding sequence ATGAAACTTGATGCCATCGTTAAGCTGCTTTGGTCAGGAAAGCGCTGGGCCACTTTGTGTGTGCTCGTGGCCTGTATCACCCTCATTGCCGACTTAACACTGGGTTGGAGATTCGTTATGGCCGAGAAGCAACCCGGCCCAGCCACAGTTTCACAAACCAAAGAACTCATCAAACAAGGCAATTTTCTTAAAGCCCTGGAACTCATTGAGCCTCAGCTTTCGAATCCACAGGCCGATCCCGCACAGATCAGCCTGTGGCTCCCTCAAATGATCGATTGTCTGCAGCGCTTAGGTCGTATCGAGCGAGCCGATGAGCTTCTGGAAAAGGCCGTCAGCACTCATGCGAAAAGCTATCAGGTCCTGGCGGCTGCGGGAGAGACTTACCAAAGCCTCCTCCCCAATGGGCAGATGATTGCGAACGAGTTCATTCGCGGGAACGGCGATGGCCGCGGCAAAACCGTCTGGTCAGATGACCGCGACCGCGTGCGCGCGCTGCAACTGCTGAACCAGGCCTGGCAACTGGCCCCCGAAAATCCGCCCAAAGTTCGCGTCGATATTCTCAAGCAAATGGTCAATGCCCTGACTGCCAATCGCAGCGATCAACAGGCCTGGCGATTGCAGACACTCACCAGTCTCGATCTCCTGCCCGAATTTGAAGAAGTTCCCATCTGGTTTCGAGGTCGGGAATCGTCAGATGCTCCTGTCACAGCCGATGGCCAGCCACTTTATTATTCCATCCCGGAAAGCTGGGCCGCAGCGAAGTCCGATGGCGAGCGTTACCGCTGGTTGCTGGCCGAACAGAAAAAGATCCTCCCCAGTGAAGGCCCTCGCGTCGATCTCGAATTCGCACAATTTGCTCAGTCGCAATTCGGCGTACAGACTCTCAGCTCACGCGGCTGGTTCCACCTCCCCGATCCCACAGAAGAAGGCCAGACCGGTGCGATTCTTTCACTCGAAACCTTAGCTCCCAACGAAACCGTCGCACGCCTGGCCAACGGCATTCGCCGTTTTCAGCTTCGCGAAGACTACGCCTTTCTCAACACTTACCAGGCGCTGGCCGAGAGTAAAAACACAGGCATTGCCCAGACAGCCCGCGAGTTACTGGCCACTGCCTTTGAAAATCGCAGGCAATATCCTCAGGCCGCCGCCGAGTGGCGGGAACTCCTCAAGCAGAATCCCAAAGCCACAGAGGCGAACAGACATCTTGAGCAGATCGTCAACAGTTGGCTCGCACTCGAACCCGCCCGTTCGCAGATCTCAGGGACCAACGCTAAGTTGAGTGTGCGGTATCGCAATGGCAAGAACATCTCTTTCGTTGCCGAGCCCATTCGTGTTGCTGAACTCTTTCAGGAAGCGCAACGCGTTCTCAAAACCAACCCGCGCGATGTCGACTGGTCAGCGTTGAATCCTGACCAGATTGGCTACTCGATTGTCACGCGCGATCAGAAAAAATTTGTGGGTCCTTCAGTTGCCCGATGGTCACAGGTTGTCGTCCCTCGCCCCGAGCATCGCGATAGCCTCGTCGAGGTTGATGTTCCCAAGCTCCCAGCCGGCGCCTATCTGATCACTGTCACCATGGAAGGTGGCAATCAGGATCAGATCATTCTGTGGCTGAACGATCTCGCACTCGTGCGCAAAGCTCAGGATGCCGGCCCGCTCTACTTCGTTGCCAACGCTTCGACAGGGACTCCCATTCCCAATGCCTCCCTCGAATTGTTCGGCTGGAAACAGCAGTGGGAAGACAACGGTCGTCGCGTCACCGTGCAGACGAAAACACTCACTGGCAAATCCAACGCCCAGGGAATCGCCACCTTTCCTCGCGAAGAAATGCAGGATTATCAGTGGTTTGTCAGTACCAAAACACCTGCCGGGCAATTGGCCCAGCTTGGATTGCAGGGCTATTGGTATGGCCAGCGCAGCACTCAACAGGAAGAACGCAAAAGGTCGTACGTCGTGACCGATCGACCGGTCTACCGTCCCTCGCAAACGGTACACCTCAAGGTCTGGCAGCAGTTAGCCACTTATGCCGAAGTGCGGGCCGCAGTCACACCCGAAGGTCAACCACTCACGATCCGTCTGCGCAAGCCTCAGGGTGAAGTTCTTCTCGAGAAGAAGCTGGCGATGGATCGATTTGGTGGCGTGGAATTCGATTACGAACTCCCCTCGGATGCCGCACTGGGCGAATATGCGGTCGAAGTCGAAAATTCGGATTGGGGCCGCTTCCGCGTGGAAGAATACAAAAAGCCCGAATTCGAAGTTCTCGTCGATGGCCCCGAAATTCCCACTCGTCTCGGGCAGAAGTTCACAGCCAAGATCACTGCCAAATACTACTTTGGCTCACCCGTTTCTCAGGGAACCGTCAGCTACAAAATCGAGCGCCAGGCCTCGGAAGATCGCTTTTTCCCCATCACTCCGTGGGATTGGCTCTACGGCCGCGGCGCCTGGTGGTTCGCGACCGATGCCACCTGGTACCCCGGTTTTGAAAGCTGGGGTTGCTTAGGGCCAATTCGCGGCTGGTGGCCACGCCAGGTCGAAGCGCCAGAACTCGTCGCCTCCGGCGAGGCGCCCCTCTCAGCCGATGGCACCTATGAAATCGAGATTGATACCGCCATCGCCAAAGAACTTTTTGGCAAGACCGACCACAAATACACCATTCAGGCCGAAGTGACCGATGGCTCACGGCGCATGGTCTCTGGCAGTGGTTCTGTCCTCGTCACCAGACGACCTTTGCAGGTGACTGTCTGGGTTGATCGTGGCTATTTTCAAGCAGGCGATACCGTCCAGGCAACGGCCATGATCACACAACCAGGAGGAGTTCCCTTTGCTGGCGAAGGTCAGTTTACGCTCTATTCGGTTCGCTATGACGAAGATGGCACTCCCCAGGAAACGAAAGTGGAACAATGGGCCTCAAAGCGAGGCGAGGATGGTCTGGCGAAGCAGTCGTTTGTCGCTGCGAAAGCCGGCCAGTATCGACTGGCCTACCTCGCACAAATTCCCAGCGCTACCGATAAAACCCAATTGGAAACTGTCGAAGGGGCCTATCTTTTCACTGTCCGTGGGGAAGAAGTCGTTCCCGGTGGCTTCCGCTTTAACGATCTCGAACTCACGACCGATCGCAGAGAGTACGCACCCGGCGAGACCGTGCAGTTGATGGTCTCCACGAATCAGCCCAACTCTACTGTCCTCGTCTTTCTGCGCTCTTCGAATGGTGTGGGCGGAAAGGTGGAAGTCAAGCAGCTGGTGGGACAGACCATGTTGATCCCCATACCGCTCGATGCCGCCGATCGCCCCAACATTTTCGTCGAAGCGATCACGGTCTCTGCAGGTGTTGTTCACTCGGCTGTGCGGGAAATTTTCGTCCCTCCTGCTGGAAAACTTCTCGACGTTTCGATCACTCCCTCACAGGTCGAGTATCTGCCAGGAAGTGAAGCTCAGGCCACGCTTGAAATCAAAGATAAACTCGGTCAGCCATTTGTGGGTCAACTCGCGCTCTCGGTCTACGACCGCAGCATTGATGCCATTGCCGGCGGCCCACTCTCAGGCGACATTCGTGAATTCTTCTGGAGTTGGAAACGCAGTCATACTCCCCAGAACGAAAACAATCTCTCGCGCACGTCGTTCCCCGCCCGCATGCCTCATCAAGTGGTTCTGCAGCCTATTGGTCTCTTTGGCAGCATGGATGTTGATGACAAAGTGTTGAGAAAACGTTTCGGCGGAGGTCTTGGTGTTCGCCGGGGTGGAATGGACAATGCGGAGCGATTCTCCGCCATGGCAGGTGGTGCCCCCGGTGCACCTATGGCTGCGATGGCCGCTCCGATGTCCAAATCTCAAGTAATGGAAAGTGCTGATGCCGTCGCCCTGAACATGACACAAATCGAGGCCGCCCCCGTCACTGTTCGACAGGAGTTCGCCGATACTGCCTTCTGGAATGGTTCGATCATCACCGACGAATCGGGCCGCGCTGTCGTCAAATTCAGAATGCCCGAGAACATCACCGGTTGGAAACTCCGCACGTGGGCTATGGGGCCACAGGCTCAAGTCGGCGAAGCGACTTCGCAGGTTGTGACTCGTAAGAACCTGATTGTCCGTCTGCAGGCACCACGATTCTTCGTCGAAAAAGACGAAGTGGTGCTCTCTGCCAACGTTCGCAACGAATTCGCTGAGGCTCTGGCCGCTCAGGTGAATATCGAGTTCGAGGGCGACACCCTCCAACTGCTCACACCTGCGCTTGCGGACGTCGTGATCGATGGTCAAGCCGAAGTCCGCGTCGATTGGCGGGTCAAAGTCGTTCGCGAAGGGACAGCCACCATCCGCATGATTGCCCGCTCAACTAAAGAATCCGATGCCACTCAGATGAAGTTCCCGGTCTATGTGCATGGTGCCCCCAGACAGGAACCATTTGCCGGGACGCTCAAGCCCGGCGTTGATTCACTGGCTGTCGAATTCAAATTACCAGCCGAGCGCCGGCCCGAAACCGCCATTCTCGATGTTCGCTACTCGCCCACTCTGGCAGGTGCCATTGTCGACGCTCTCCCTTATCTCGTCGAATTTCCTTATGGCTGTACTGAGCAGACACTCAACCGCTTTCTGCCCACACTCGCCACGCAGCGACTGCTCCTGTCGATGAATCTGTCACTTCAGGAGATCGCCGCCAAACGGAGCCAGCTCAATCCTCAAGAGGCTGCCGGGCCGGATGAACGAGCGGTTCGCTGGAAACGCTTCAACCGCGAGCCGGTCTTCAACGAGGCCGAAGTGGCCAAAATGAGCCGGGAGGGGCTGGAGGCTCTGGTCGAGATGCAACTCTCCGACGGTGGCTGGGGCTGGTTCAGCGGCTTTGGCGAACACTCCTGGCCACACACCACGGCAGTTGTGGTGCATGGTCTGCTCCTCGCCAAAGAAAACGGTGCTCCTGTCAACGAAGAATCATTAGCTCGTGGCATTGCCTGGTTGCAGAATTATCAGGCAGGAGAACTCCGCTGGTTGAAACTCCCCAAAGAAGCTCATAACCATAAATCCAAAGCCGATGATACCGATGCACTGGTCTTTTCAGTCCTGGGCGAAACCCGCCAGTTTTCAGCCGAAATGCGGGAGTTTCTCTACCGCGATCGAGTCGATCTGTCGGTCTATTCGATGAGTCTATTCGCTCTGGCCCTGCATGCCGAAGGCCGAGCCGAACAACTCGCCATGCTGCAGGAAAACATCGGCCAGTTCGTCGTTCAGGATGCTTCGAACGAAACCGCATTCCTCAAACTTCCCGCTGGCAATCGCTGGTGGCTCTGGCATGGCAGCGATATCGAAGCGATGGCCACGTACCTCAAGCTCCTCGTACGCACCAATCCCCAAAGCGAGGTCGCTCCCCGACTGGTCAAGTACCTGCTCAACAATCGCCGGCATGCCACCTACTGGAACAGCACTCGCGATACGGCGCTGGTCATTGAAGCCTTCATCGAATATCTCAAAGCGACAGGAGAACTCAATCCTCAGATGACAGTCGAAGTCTGGCTTGACGGCAAGCTGCGCCAGGAAGTCGCTCTCTCGAAAGAGAACCTGTTCACCGCCCAGACACGCCTGCTGGTCACTGGTGACGAATTAACCACAGGGGCTCATCGCGTCGAATTCCGCCGCAAAGGGGCCGGGCCGGTCTACTTCAATGTCGATGTCAGTTACTTCTCTCTGGAAGATCCCATCCCAGCAGCAGGATTAGAAGTCAAAGTCGATCGCAAGTTCTATCGGCTCGATCCGATTGTGAAAGACGGCGTCCGCCCCACTCAAACCGGTGCGGCACAAAATGTCGATGAGGCCGGCTTTAAGAAGACCCCGCTGGCCCGTCTCGATGAACTGAAAAGTGGCGACCTTCTCGAAATCGAATTGATCATCGAAACCAAGAACGATTACGAGTACCTGCTCTTTGAAGATCTCAAAGCCGCAGGAAGTGAAGCGGTCGATCTCCGCAGCGGCTATACAGGCAATGAACTGGGGGCTTTTGTCGAATTCCGCGATGAACGCGTGGCGTTCTTTGTCCGATCGTTGCCACGCGGACGGCATCAGGTCAGCTATCGTCTGAGAGCCGAAATCCCAGGGCAATTCAGTGCCTTACCCGCTCGCGGACACGCCATGTACGCCCCCGAACTTCGCGGCAACTCCGATGAGTTCAAACTGCGGATTGTCGATTGA
- a CDS encoding glycosyltransferase family 2 protein, whose product MRLSILIPVYNESESLAELHRELSVVLDGQPFDSEILFIDDGSRDASWATIRDLSRQDSRVRGIRFRRNFGKAAALSAGMHSARGELMMMLDADLQDDPAGIPHFLETLGDDWDVVNGWKIRRLDPWHKVYPSWVFNAMVSRLTGLRLHDHNCGIKLFRAEVAREIRLYGELHRFIPVLAHMRGFKVTEIEVHHRSRQHGHSKYGFRRFTRGFLDLLTVSFLSFYRQRPQHLLGATGLMLFGVGAAGLFWLAIEWFLMNILQTWPATPIGGRPLLAYSLAFAVLGAQAMTLGFLAELIVHFNSRESDGYSVAEQIEHSPQSICS is encoded by the coding sequence ATGCGGCTGTCGATTCTCATTCCCGTCTACAACGAATCCGAAAGTCTCGCGGAACTTCATCGCGAGCTTTCTGTCGTCCTCGATGGGCAACCCTTCGACAGCGAGATTCTCTTCATCGATGATGGTTCGCGCGACGCTTCGTGGGCCACCATTCGCGATCTTTCCCGGCAAGACTCTCGCGTGCGGGGTATTCGCTTCCGTCGAAACTTCGGTAAAGCCGCCGCACTGAGTGCCGGCATGCACTCCGCCCGTGGTGAACTCATGATGATGCTCGATGCCGATCTTCAGGACGATCCCGCGGGAATCCCACACTTTCTCGAAACTCTGGGAGACGACTGGGATGTCGTCAACGGCTGGAAGATCCGGCGCCTCGACCCGTGGCACAAGGTCTACCCTTCATGGGTCTTCAATGCGATGGTCAGCCGCTTGACGGGCCTTCGTCTGCATGATCATAACTGCGGCATTAAACTCTTTCGTGCCGAAGTCGCCCGCGAAATCCGACTCTACGGCGAACTCCATCGATTTATTCCGGTCCTCGCTCACATGCGCGGCTTCAAAGTGACCGAAATCGAAGTCCACCACCGCTCCAGACAGCATGGCCATTCCAAGTACGGCTTTCGCCGTTTCACACGCGGTTTTCTCGATCTTTTGACAGTTTCCTTTCTGTCGTTCTATCGCCAACGACCCCAGCATCTCCTGGGAGCCACGGGATTAATGCTCTTCGGCGTCGGGGCTGCAGGCCTCTTCTGGCTCGCCATTGAATGGTTTCTGATGAACATTCTGCAAACCTGGCCCGCTACGCCCATTGGGGGCAGACCACTCCTGGCCTACTCGCTGGCCTTCGCTGTCCTGGGGGCACAGGCCATGACACTCGGGTTTCTTGCCGAACTGATTGTCCATTTCAACAGCCGAGAAAGCGACGGCTATAGCGTGGCAGAACAGATCGAACATTCACCACAAAGCATTTGCAGTTAA
- a CDS encoding suppressor of fused domain protein — protein MSDQPLEEGEDSLESQWYAEKSARMVELLGEEHDMVMHAIIPYAVGGGLDLYYYPHLIPGTGIATKELSNSPSEGSTNNVFTTYEFVMFTRHDLSLEDAQKPETPFGKMHYTINAILNMMAPYSAQAKLNPFETVEFPSDMEVVGGRCLILDAYGMTDAHADFGLMLIMEIHRVEMDYARQHGGQALLEKLMAANYYPYSDLDRPPVVEGQESSLEKLWNRISKWW, from the coding sequence ATGAGTGATCAACCGCTTGAGGAAGGGGAAGACTCTCTCGAATCCCAATGGTACGCTGAGAAATCGGCCCGCATGGTCGAATTGCTGGGTGAAGAGCACGACATGGTCATGCACGCCATCATCCCGTATGCGGTGGGTGGCGGGCTCGACCTCTATTACTACCCACATCTCATTCCGGGAACAGGCATTGCCACCAAGGAGCTCTCGAACAGTCCGAGCGAAGGCTCGACCAACAATGTCTTCACCACCTATGAGTTCGTCATGTTCACCCGCCATGATCTTTCGCTGGAGGATGCACAAAAGCCCGAAACTCCCTTCGGGAAGATGCATTACACCATCAATGCCATTCTCAACATGATGGCTCCCTATAGCGCTCAGGCGAAGCTCAATCCCTTCGAAACCGTAGAGTTTCCGAGCGATATGGAAGTTGTCGGCGGGCGCTGCCTGATTCTCGACGCTTATGGCATGACAGACGCACATGCCGATTTCGGCCTCATGCTGATCATGGAGATTCATCGCGTCGAAATGGATTACGCCCGCCAGCATGGCGGACAGGCGCTTCTCGAAAAGCTGATGGCCGCGAATTATTACCCCTACTCCGACCTTGATCGTCCACCGGTGGTTGAAGGCCAGGAAAGCAGTTTAGAAAAACTCTGGAATCGCATCTCGAAGTGGTGGTAG
- a CDS encoding PVC-type heme-binding CxxCH protein, producing MRKLTNQFAAALLVVGNWISLLPAAEVPPKVLDDRLQLECVLDSPAIATPTGLEVDSQGRIWVIENNTHFRPGSYSRHPQDRVLVFQPQSQASGNASKPTEVPLTIFKDDLKNSMSLLLGERDPLAREATRNLVFIATRSQILKCQDHDGDGKCDESQVLINFETTGNYPHNGLSGLAWHPSGKLIFGCGENLGASYELKGADGKVIAGGGEGGNVYRCDINGHALEQVATGFWNPYASAFTKAGDWFTVDNDPDSRPPCRLLHIIEGGDYGYRFRNGRKGTHPFTSWNGEIPGTLPMVCGTGEAPSGIIVHSGKGFPADYNQTLLVTSWGDHRIEQYMLKPRGTSFSAEFKTIVIGGEDFRPVSIQQDAAGNVYFSDWVKRDYQLHGQGRVWKLSPKLATSSKDVPVAMGAPRSSASSGLADPFVFSRRLVESAKQPSEELIQALKVATNPYAAELAFLALRQQKGLTPEVLSLAATSPHPSVRRLLVQAVAEDRLPDAQKWIEQVLAGDLSSKDLFLAALAARAMTSGQPPAEFEKAPPATLAKPILFDSTQNPGIRALALELISPDDLALNEQFFQAALKGPEPLRTAAVRSLARASQPARKQLLTNIAIDESLPVELRLDALAGLILPPPTTAEAGTQSSAEITPSILKLLDSSDPRIQSSAIRTLRNVLKPQIAASPELARKIEKIQSTRQGDVLEQLRLATASGEQITTSASIDWISPGDHLAGRRVFFSADGTACAKCHRVDGAGGNVGPDLSGIARTMNRQKLAESIIEPSREISPQFSTLALEMTDGRTITGMLADGSPKGMIRIRNHEGVVSDIPLDQIEEQSVSRESLMPKGLIQQMTPQEFRDLLSYLETLK from the coding sequence ATGCGGAAACTGACCAATCAATTTGCTGCCGCTCTTCTCGTCGTGGGGAATTGGATCTCGCTTCTCCCTGCCGCCGAAGTTCCCCCCAAAGTTCTCGACGATCGCCTGCAACTGGAATGCGTTCTCGATTCCCCCGCCATTGCCACTCCCACCGGGCTCGAAGTTGACTCTCAGGGCCGCATCTGGGTCATCGAAAACAACACCCACTTTCGTCCCGGCAGTTATTCCAGGCATCCGCAAGATCGTGTGCTCGTCTTTCAGCCCCAAAGTCAGGCTTCAGGAAACGCTTCTAAACCCACCGAAGTTCCTCTCACCATCTTCAAAGACGATCTCAAAAACTCGATGAGTCTTCTCTTGGGCGAACGCGATCCTCTCGCCCGGGAAGCCACCAGAAACCTGGTCTTCATTGCCACGCGGTCTCAGATACTCAAATGTCAGGATCACGATGGCGACGGGAAATGTGATGAATCCCAGGTGCTGATCAATTTCGAGACCACAGGCAACTATCCACACAATGGACTCTCAGGCCTCGCCTGGCATCCTTCCGGAAAACTGATCTTTGGCTGCGGCGAAAACCTGGGGGCCTCTTATGAACTCAAAGGGGCCGATGGAAAAGTCATTGCTGGCGGCGGCGAAGGGGGCAATGTCTATCGCTGCGATATCAACGGCCATGCACTCGAACAGGTCGCCACAGGTTTCTGGAACCCGTATGCCAGCGCCTTCACAAAGGCAGGCGACTGGTTCACAGTCGATAACGATCCCGACAGCCGTCCTCCCTGCCGATTGCTTCACATCATCGAAGGTGGAGATTACGGCTACCGCTTCCGCAATGGTCGCAAAGGGACACATCCTTTCACCTCCTGGAATGGCGAAATTCCCGGCACACTCCCCATGGTCTGCGGCACTGGTGAAGCCCCTTCGGGCATCATTGTCCATTCGGGGAAAGGTTTCCCTGCTGACTATAACCAGACGTTGCTCGTCACCAGTTGGGGCGATCATCGGATTGAACAATACATGCTGAAGCCACGAGGAACCTCCTTTAGTGCCGAGTTCAAAACCATTGTGATTGGTGGTGAAGATTTCCGCCCTGTTTCCATCCAGCAGGATGCCGCCGGGAATGTCTACTTCAGTGACTGGGTCAAACGCGATTACCAGCTGCATGGGCAGGGCCGCGTGTGGAAACTTTCACCCAAACTAGCCACTTCGTCCAAAGATGTTCCAGTTGCCATGGGGGCACCCCGTTCCTCTGCATCCTCCGGACTGGCAGATCCATTTGTTTTCAGTCGTCGATTGGTCGAATCGGCCAAACAGCCTTCAGAGGAGTTGATTCAGGCTCTGAAAGTCGCCACGAATCCTTACGCCGCCGAACTGGCGTTTCTCGCATTGAGGCAGCAGAAAGGACTGACTCCCGAAGTCTTATCGCTGGCTGCAACGAGTCCGCATCCCTCTGTTCGTCGGCTGCTGGTACAGGCCGTGGCCGAAGATCGCTTGCCAGATGCCCAGAAATGGATCGAACAGGTTCTCGCAGGAGATTTATCCTCCAAAGATCTCTTTCTCGCGGCACTGGCGGCTCGTGCCATGACCTCCGGCCAGCCACCAGCCGAGTTTGAGAAGGCTCCCCCGGCGACTTTGGCAAAGCCGATTCTCTTCGACAGTACACAGAATCCAGGGATCCGGGCACTCGCTCTCGAACTCATCAGCCCCGATGATCTCGCTCTCAACGAACAGTTTTTTCAGGCAGCTCTCAAAGGTCCCGAGCCATTACGCACCGCAGCCGTCCGCTCGCTGGCCCGTGCCAGTCAACCCGCCAGAAAGCAACTGCTGACGAACATTGCGATCGATGAGTCTCTACCAGTCGAACTGCGTCTGGATGCTCTCGCCGGTCTCATATTGCCACCACCAACCACAGCAGAAGCTGGAACCCAGTCATCAGCAGAGATTACTCCTTCAATCCTGAAACTGCTCGATTCGTCAGACCCGCGAATTCAGTCCAGTGCCATTCGCACTTTGCGAAATGTGCTCAAACCACAAATTGCCGCCTCGCCGGAACTCGCTCGAAAAATTGAAAAGATCCAATCCACGAGACAAGGCGATGTGCTTGAGCAACTCAGGCTCGCCACAGCTTCAGGGGAGCAGATCACCACTTCAGCCTCGATCGATTGGATCTCTCCTGGAGACCATCTTGCAGGCCGTCGCGTCTTTTTCTCAGCCGATGGGACAGCCTGTGCGAAATGTCATCGCGTCGATGGTGCGGGTGGTAATGTCGGGCCAGATCTGAGCGGGATTGCCCGCACGATGAACCGGCAGAAGCTCGCCGAATCGATCATCGAGCCCAGTCGGGAAATCTCGCCCCAGTTTTCCACTCTCGCGTTAGAAATGACCGATGGTCGCACCATCACCGGCATGCTGGCCGATGGCTCACCCAAGGGGATGATTCGCATCCGCAATCACGAAGGAGTCGTTTCGGATATCCCGCTTGATCAGATCGAAGAGCAGTCCGTCTCCAGGGAATCGCTCATGCCTAAAGGGCTGATTCAGCAAATGACTCCTCAAGAGTTCCGCGATCTGCTGAGCTACCTGGAAACCTTGAAGTAA